In Deferribacteraceae bacterium V6Fe1, one genomic interval encodes:
- a CDS encoding YraN family protein: MKLFKGKKGEELALNYLKNNGYELIEKNFKSKFGEIDLVMKDGEVVVFVEVKYRLSEDYGSPKDAVTYGKIKKIIKTAEYFIVKNNLNSLYRFDVVSIFKDNIEHIKNAFTL, encoded by the coding sequence GTGAAATTATTTAAGGGGAAGAAAGGGGAAGAGCTCGCTCTTAACTACCTGAAAAATAATGGTTATGAACTAATTGAAAAAAACTTCAAAAGCAAGTTTGGCGAGATTGATTTGGTTATGAAAGATGGTGAAGTGGTTGTGTTTGTAGAGGTAAAATATAGATTGTCAGAAGATTACGGCAGCCCGAAGGATGCTGTTACTTACGGCAAAATAAAAAAAATAATAAAGACAGCAGAGTATTTTATTGTGAAAAATAATCTGAATTCACTCTACAGGTTTGATGTAGTGTCAATTTTTAAAGATAATATAGAGCATATAAAAAATGCTTTTACTCTGTAA
- a CDS encoding ribonuclease HII translates to MLVLGVDEVGRGCLAGPVVACACVLDDNFFSAEIKDSKKLSEKKRDSLYDYIISNCVDYSFGVICNEIIDSVNILNATKQAMHIAINGITSNYDKVVVDAVKLNNIKKPMEHPFKAEDKFLSVAAASILAKVYRDNLMKKLHIYYPEYLWYKNKGYGTKEHIDAIKKYGVTPLHRRSFLGEII, encoded by the coding sequence ATGCTGGTATTAGGGGTTGATGAGGTTGGCAGAGGTTGCCTAGCCGGGCCTGTAGTAGCTTGTGCATGCGTATTGGATGATAATTTTTTCAGTGCTGAGATAAAAGATTCAAAGAAGCTTAGTGAAAAAAAAAGGGACAGCCTTTACGATTATATTATTAGCAACTGCGTCGATTATTCTTTCGGCGTGATTTGCAATGAAATAATAGATAGTGTCAATATTTTAAATGCTACTAAACAGGCCATGCACATTGCCATAAACGGTATAACGTCAAATTATGACAAAGTTGTTGTGGATGCCGTAAAATTGAATAATATCAAAAAACCTATGGAGCACCCGTTTAAAGCTGAGGATAAATTTTTGTCCGTTGCTGCAGCTTCAATTTTGGCAAAAGTATACAGAGATAATTTGATGAAAAAGCTGCATATATATTACCCTGAATATCTTTGGTACAAGAATAAGGGCTACGGCACAAAAGAGCATATTGATGCTATAAAAAAATATGGTGTCACACCTCTTCATAGAAGGAGCTTTTTAGGTGAAATTATTTAA
- the hypB gene encoding hydrogenase nickel incorporation protein HypB, with product MNKKIEVEDKILSKNDKLANELRKLFSDKKILVLNFVSSPGSGKTSILENILPKLSEKYKLAVIEGDLETENDAERIRKAGIKAHQITTGGACHLEAFGIKNALSNFDLDNLDLLVIENVGNLVCPASFDLGEDFKIVVISTPEGDDKPAKYPSMIRASSAIIVNKIDLAEYMEFDVDKCIDYAKRINPNLAEFRTSCKTKAGLDDLIAFIENKIEEKHAGIRG from the coding sequence ATGAATAAAAAAATTGAAGTGGAAGATAAGATATTATCAAAAAACGATAAATTGGCTAACGAGCTTAGAAAATTATTCTCCGATAAGAAAATATTGGTATTAAACTTTGTATCTTCCCCCGGAAGCGGCAAGACGAGCATATTGGAAAATATTTTACCAAAACTTAGTGAAAAATACAAATTGGCAGTAATTGAAGGTGATTTGGAAACTGAAAATGACGCAGAGCGTATCAGAAAAGCCGGAATCAAAGCTCATCAAATAACTACAGGCGGGGCTTGCCATTTGGAAGCATTCGGCATTAAAAACGCGTTATCTAATTTTGATTTGGATAATCTTGATTTGTTGGTAATAGAAAATGTTGGTAACCTTGTATGCCCTGCATCATTTGATCTGGGTGAAGACTTTAAAATTGTTGTTATAAGCACACCCGAAGGTGACGACAAACCGGCCAAATATCCTTCTATGATAAGGGCTTCAAGTGCAATAATAGTAAATAAAATAGATTTGGCCGAGTATATGGAATTTGATGTGGATAAATGTATCGACTATGCAAAGCGGATAAATCCAAATTTGGCAGAGTTTAGGACATCCTGTAAGACAAAAGCTGGTCTTGATGATTTAATTGCTTTTATTGAAAATAAGATTGAAGAGAAACATGCTGGTATTAGGGGTTGA
- the hypA gene encoding hydrogenase maturation nickel metallochaperone HypA translates to MHEASIAQSLLDVVIDTARKNSVKSVLSVEVNIGRLAAVEKNSLLFAFDALKEGTVAEKAELIINDIPIVGRCNACGLEDEYDNFVFSCHNCGSYDVTIISGEELNIKEIEVEDE, encoded by the coding sequence TTGCACGAGGCAAGTATAGCACAAAGTCTTCTCGATGTGGTTATTGACACCGCACGTAAAAATTCAGTTAAATCTGTTTTGTCCGTTGAGGTGAATATCGGCAGGCTTGCAGCGGTAGAAAAAAATTCACTTCTCTTTGCATTTGATGCTTTAAAGGAAGGGACGGTTGCCGAAAAAGCAGAATTAATTATCAATGATATTCCAATTGTGGGCAGATGTAATGCCTGTGGTTTAGAAGATGAATATGACAATTTCGTATTCAGTTGTCATAATTGCGGCTCATATGATGTGACAATTATTTCCGGTGAGGAATTGAATATAAAAGAAATTGAGGTGGAAGATGAATAA
- a CDS encoding diguanylate cyclase: MEREYSNYFNVLSTKILIILKQIKNKGEQLTPATIKKYLASDAELQSLTNDLNKSSTNFVEDIKKAFNNNSHNLKKYLDFEDIELISKKLEKLNSYNLLNEMSEIIAILGKYYSDYEVTLEKIYSFIKEFSQKITNTQNVVQNLKEENLSFIDEDSAKDENILSSVKGLRENLEKNQSIDNLQKQVAELTNSLTEILEQKIYSKKNFKRNINSAFGEIESDFISYKDKYEELKKEIENYRKQSITDELTGLYRKNKMLEVLAELKNAAIKKDEDFYILMSDIDRFKDVNDTYGHLAGDNVLRHFGKILKNFTNESIEAFRYGGEEFLITVKGSYDDAFSVASQIRLTMENTKFKLNNDTKIITVSIGIAKYKPKEDIKLTIDRADKNLYMAKAGGRNCIFFESKRVG, translated from the coding sequence ATGGAAAGAGAATATTCAAACTATTTTAATGTACTATCAACAAAGATATTGATAATATTAAAGCAAATTAAGAACAAAGGTGAGCAGTTAACCCCTGCAACTATTAAGAAATATTTGGCTTCTGATGCAGAGCTTCAGTCATTGACTAATGATTTGAACAAATCTTCCACTAACTTTGTAGAGGATATTAAAAAGGCATTTAATAATAACAGCCATAATCTCAAAAAATATCTTGATTTTGAAGATATTGAACTTATCAGTAAAAAACTTGAAAAGCTGAATAGTTACAATTTACTTAATGAAATGAGTGAAATTATTGCAATTTTGGGGAAATATTACAGTGACTATGAAGTTACCCTTGAAAAAATATATTCGTTTATAAAAGAATTTTCTCAAAAGATTACAAATACGCAAAATGTGGTGCAAAATCTTAAAGAGGAAAATCTAAGCTTTATTGATGAAGATAGTGCAAAGGATGAAAATATCCTTTCAAGTGTTAAAGGATTGAGGGAAAATCTTGAAAAAAATCAGTCGATAGATAATCTGCAAAAGCAGGTAGCTGAGCTTACAAATTCTCTTACTGAAATACTTGAGCAGAAGATTTATTCCAAGAAAAATTTTAAACGTAATATCAATAGTGCTTTTGGAGAGATTGAGAGCGATTTTATAAGCTACAAAGACAAGTATGAAGAGCTCAAGAAAGAGATTGAAAATTACAGAAAACAATCCATTACAGATGAGTTGACTGGACTTTATCGTAAAAATAAGATGCTTGAAGTATTAGCTGAGCTTAAAAATGCCGCCATAAAAAAAGATGAAGATTTTTATATCCTAATGTCTGATATTGACAGGTTTAAAGATGTAAACGACACATACGGACACCTTGCGGGAGACAATGTTTTAAGACATTTTGGGAAAATTTTAAAAAATTTTACTAATGAAAGTATTGAAGCTTTCAGATATGGCGGAGAAGAATTTTTAATCACTGTTAAGGGGAGTTATGATGACGCATTTTCAGTTGCAAGTCAGATTAGGCTTACCATGGAAAATACCAAATTTAAATTAAACAATGATACTAAAATAATTACCGTAAGTATTGGGATTGCCAAATACAAACCAAAGGAAGATATAAAACTGACTATTGATAGGGCTGACAAAAATCTTTATATGGCAAAAGCCGGCGGTCGAAACTGCATATTTTTTGAGTCCAAAAGGGTAGGTTAA
- the aroF gene encoding 3-deoxy-7-phosphoheptulonate synthase — MIVVMEIGATEQQLKDVCTKAEEFGFKPHIIFGKERNVVGLIGLSDKDHIGLIGDMPGVDKVLPITKPYKLASREVKKEKSVIDVAGVKFGGEEITVIAGPCSVESEEQIIKSAEYVKAAGAKMLRGGAFKPRTSPYAFQGLGEEGLKLLAKARDVTGLPFVTEVVNPRDVDVVYKYTDMFQVGARNIQNFALLSLLGKTKKPVLLKRGMATTIEEFLMAAEYILSEGNSNVILCERGIRTFETATRNTLDISCVPVVQERSHLPIIIDPSHAAGHWHYVTPLARAAIAVGADGIIVEVHPEPEKALSDGAQSLRPDQFIKMMGELKAIALAVGRYM; from the coding sequence ATGATAGTAGTAATGGAAATTGGAGCAACCGAACAACAATTAAAGGATGTCTGCACAAAAGCGGAAGAGTTTGGGTTCAAACCACACATTATTTTCGGAAAAGAGAGAAATGTAGTGGGTCTTATCGGTCTTAGCGACAAAGACCACATTGGGCTTATCGGAGATATGCCGGGAGTTGACAAAGTGCTCCCAATCACCAAGCCTTATAAGCTTGCAAGCCGCGAGGTAAAAAAAGAAAAATCTGTCATTGATGTTGCAGGCGTAAAGTTTGGGGGGGAAGAGATTACGGTTATTGCAGGACCTTGCTCTGTGGAAAGTGAAGAACAAATTATCAAATCAGCCGAATATGTTAAAGCTGCCGGTGCTAAAATGCTCAGAGGTGGTGCATTTAAACCAAGGACTTCACCTTATGCATTTCAAGGCTTGGGAGAAGAAGGTCTAAAACTTCTTGCAAAAGCAAGAGATGTAACAGGGCTTCCTTTTGTTACTGAAGTCGTCAATCCGAGGGATGTGGATGTGGTCTACAAATATACCGATATGTTTCAGGTAGGTGCAAGAAATATACAAAACTTTGCACTTTTGTCACTTTTAGGAAAAACCAAAAAACCTGTGCTTTTAAAAAGAGGGATGGCTACAACCATAGAAGAATTTTTAATGGCGGCGGAATATATTCTTTCTGAGGGGAACAGCAATGTAATCCTTTGCGAAAGAGGTATCAGGACTTTTGAAACAGCCACAAGAAATACCCTTGATATTAGCTGTGTACCCGTTGTTCAGGAAAGGTCACATTTGCCAATAATAATTGACCCGAGCCACGCAGCAGGTCATTGGCATTATGTCACACCACTTGCAAGAGCTGCCATTGCAGTTGGCGCTGACGGTATAATTGTAGAGGTGCACCCTGAGCCTGAAAAAGCACTTAGTGACGGTGCGCAGTCTTTAAGACCTGACCAATTTATCAAGATGATGGGCGAACTAAAAGCAATAGCCCTTGCCGTTGGCAGATATATGTAA
- a CDS encoding cytochrome c3 family protein, producing the protein MKKILFCFIFIFTCSMVMAYDPDSSCVKCHSDKQALEKLGYPQMYLDPTEVDKEVNMEGVPTCVDCHLGNNQTMDKDEAHKDMPRPFYAAVGKNHKYEAVSREVTNFDPIQPKGDDRTKLLIRKPTEEAKEKYGIKKIIQLFYHDHDSKTMAYSPKIAKETCGKCHEDELVDYNKSGMGLNKYQRGFTNWTANPPGPQNCGVWWGDNYKKIKDECTKDFTELMNAGKDRGCNKCHASCNDCHYEGFKKSNARHLFAKKVENLSCYGSGKGTICHAGPMDRRRGAGYIREEFAFPYNELPTDVHSKNGINCIDCHKMKNHSYGHLASNDAKESCSSCHNEVVEAIKASDDHKNVDCTSCHIKEVGAYQFTFWGPGMSEGQFNYFAKHKEYYGTRSMPTLIKHPTTGKWIPVKPYPMAVMNIKGDVEKTGLKLREIKKTVVKGKTEIGEPEEFIVERKSDEVNDMYILTGMFKNLKNNDNMLAWIQMDKMSHAIGSGRSCNSCHASHEQVATSWFAYDVKTDVEKPFYGSYFIKAGKDGLMFSDINFSEILPVKGRNADDFAPFVYDGKAWNVKGIDFSIPFDDQKYEKQLNKYNMLYAQIHDLRLKFNKDKITSEQLKKIKAILPHNQQLAEKMLENLSKKE; encoded by the coding sequence ATGAAGAAGATTTTATTTTGTTTTATTTTTATTTTTACTTGTAGTATGGTAATGGCGTATGACCCTGATTCCAGCTGTGTCAAATGTCATTCTGACAAGCAAGCTTTGGAAAAGTTAGGATATCCTCAAATGTATCTTGACCCGACTGAAGTGGACAAAGAAGTTAACATGGAAGGTGTTCCGACTTGTGTGGATTGTCACCTAGGTAACAATCAAACAATGGATAAGGATGAAGCTCACAAGGATATGCCAAGACCTTTTTATGCGGCAGTTGGTAAAAATCACAAATATGAAGCTGTGAGCAGGGAAGTTACGAACTTTGACCCCATTCAGCCAAAAGGAGATGACAGAACGAAATTGTTGATTAGGAAACCTACTGAAGAGGCTAAAGAAAAATATGGAATTAAAAAGATAATTCAACTTTTCTACCATGATCACGATTCTAAAACTATGGCCTATTCACCTAAAATTGCAAAAGAAACATGCGGTAAATGCCATGAGGATGAATTGGTGGATTATAATAAGTCTGGAATGGGACTTAATAAGTATCAAAGGGGGTTTACTAATTGGACGGCCAATCCTCCAGGACCTCAAAACTGCGGTGTTTGGTGGGGGGATAACTACAAGAAGATAAAGGATGAGTGTACCAAAGATTTTACAGAGCTAATGAATGCTGGGAAAGATAGAGGTTGTAATAAATGTCATGCCAGTTGTAACGATTGTCACTATGAAGGATTTAAAAAGTCAAATGCTAGGCATTTGTTTGCCAAAAAAGTCGAAAATTTAAGCTGTTACGGAAGTGGAAAAGGGACAATATGCCATGCAGGTCCTATGGATAGAAGAAGGGGCGCTGGTTATATCCGTGAAGAATTTGCATTTCCGTATAATGAGTTGCCAACAGACGTTCACTCTAAAAATGGTATAAATTGTATCGATTGTCACAAAATGAAAAATCACAGCTACGGGCATTTGGCGTCAAATGATGCTAAAGAGTCATGTTCAAGCTGTCATAATGAAGTTGTAGAAGCTATTAAGGCAAGTGATGATCACAAAAATGTCGATTGCACATCTTGCCACATAAAAGAGGTTGGCGCGTACCAGTTTACTTTCTGGGGTCCTGGAATGTCGGAAGGCCAATTTAATTATTTTGCTAAACATAAAGAATATTATGGTACCAGAAGTATGCCAACTTTGATTAAACATCCGACAACTGGGAAGTGGATCCCTGTTAAACCCTACCCTATGGCAGTTATGAACATTAAAGGTGATGTGGAAAAAACAGGTCTAAAACTTAGGGAGATTAAAAAGACCGTTGTAAAAGGAAAAACCGAAATCGGTGAGCCAGAAGAGTTTATTGTTGAAAGAAAATCTGATGAAGTAAATGATATGTATATATTAACCGGAATGTTTAAAAATTTAAAAAATAACGATAACATGCTGGCCTGGATTCAGATGGACAAAATGTCTCATGCTATAGGAAGTGGTAGGAGTTGCAACAGTTGCCATGCAAGCCACGAACAGGTTGCTACAAGTTGGTTTGCTTATGATGTGAAAACTGATGTTGAGAAACCTTTTTATGGTTCGTATTTTATTAAAGCAGGTAAAGATGGTTTGATGTTCAGTGATATTAACTTTAGTGAAATACTACCAGTAAAAGGAAGAAATGCGGACGATTTTGCACCGTTTGTATACGATGGCAAGGCTTGGAACGTTAAAGGTATAGATTTTTCCATACCATTTGACGACCAAAAGTATGAGAAGCAGTTAAATAAATACAATATGTTGTACGCCCAAATACATGATTTGAGGTTAAAGTTTAATAAGGATAAAATAACGTCAGAACAACTGAAAAAAATTAAAGCTATCTTGCCTCATAACCAACAGTTGGCAGAAAAGATGCTTGAAAATTTATCTAAAAAGGAATAG
- a CDS encoding sigma-54-dependent Fis family transcriptional regulator codes for MKVLIIEDNKVLNNTLVRSLQNYYDVYGTTDPEIALNHLENEFIDVVISDIKLPKINGIDLLKKIKEISGDIYVMLITGYGTVEEAVDAIKSGAYDYLLKPVDIEVLKLKLSQISEAINIKGRILLEANKVNIVYNSSVMAQLLAFAQKVAKTDSNILIEGESGTGKELVARFVHENSPRNNNSIISINCANFQENIFESELFGFKRGAFTGADRNKRGLISVANGGTLFLDEISEIPLTIQSKLLRFIETKTFYPLGSESIEKSDIRLITATNMDLNTLVKNGGFRDDLYYRIGVVKIKIPPLRERKEDILPLAYFFIKKFKSLNPTIIDIEEKAKSKLLSYDYPGNIRELSNIIERAMIIESNESTITSTSIITEKTFEYEEKDLSLSDMEKRHIMNVLRKNNYDKVKTASILQIDRSTLYRKLKEYNLQ; via the coding sequence ATGAAAGTTTTGATAATTGAAGATAATAAAGTATTAAACAATACTTTAGTAAGAAGTCTTCAGAATTATTATGACGTTTATGGGACTACTGACCCTGAAATAGCTTTAAACCATCTGGAAAACGAGTTCATTGATGTGGTAATATCAGATATAAAGTTGCCTAAAATTAATGGAATTGATTTATTAAAAAAAATAAAAGAGATATCAGGTGATATATATGTAATGTTAATAACTGGATATGGTACCGTTGAGGAAGCGGTTGATGCTATTAAATCGGGCGCTTATGATTATTTGCTTAAGCCTGTTGATATAGAAGTATTAAAGTTAAAATTATCTCAAATTTCAGAAGCAATAAATATAAAAGGAAGAATTCTTTTGGAGGCCAATAAAGTAAACATCGTGTATAACTCAAGTGTTATGGCACAACTACTTGCTTTTGCTCAGAAGGTAGCCAAAACAGATTCTAATATTTTAATCGAAGGAGAGAGTGGAACAGGGAAAGAACTTGTTGCTAGATTTGTTCATGAAAATAGCCCAAGAAATAATAATTCTATAATATCGATTAATTGTGCAAATTTTCAGGAAAACATATTTGAAAGTGAATTATTTGGTTTTAAAAGAGGAGCGTTTACTGGCGCTGATAGAAATAAGCGAGGTCTTATTTCAGTCGCAAATGGCGGTACATTGTTTTTAGATGAAATAAGTGAAATTCCTCTTACTATTCAGTCTAAACTTTTAAGGTTTATTGAAACTAAAACTTTTTACCCTTTGGGTTCGGAAAGTATTGAAAAAAGTGACATAAGGCTGATTACCGCTACTAATATGGACTTGAACACGTTAGTTAAAAATGGTGGTTTTAGGGATGATTTGTATTATAGGATTGGTGTAGTTAAAATAAAAATACCACCTTTAAGAGAAAGAAAAGAAGATATTTTACCACTGGCATATTTCTTTATTAAAAAATTTAAAAGTTTAAACCCAACAATTATAGACATTGAAGAAAAGGCAAAGAGTAAGCTTTTGTCATATGATTATCCGGGTAATATAAGGGAATTGTCTAATATTATAGAACGGGCAATGATAATCGAAAGTAATGAAAGCACTATCACTAGTACTTCAATAATTACAGAAAAAACATTTGAGTACGAAGAGAAAGACTTGAGTCTTTCAGATATGGAAAAACGTCACATCATGAATGTACTTAGGAAAAATAATTATGATAAAGTAAAAACTGCCTCTATTTTACAGATTGACAGATCAACACTTTATCGAAAATTGAAAGAATATAATTTACAATAA
- a CDS encoding sensor histidine kinase, with the protein MKVKLTIHILILVTVILTVLTTINYYQSKQILLLEVMGQAEAMTANSKSSIEEFLRYIKDISYNISRDYLVEKFLEDYDVNIKEKLEEKFLEIYSKLPIIQALRITDLQGHIKVFVREGEVLSRDKKYTEISLSEKDFFKEAVTSNSSEIILSNFERGKLPETTNFCPAMVRAVVPIMSNNKKIGYLIINFWGLKIGQFVSRFKKETGVAFLVEVNYMDKERNGIFLFHRDKSYEFANQYNTNYYFQNIYGKELFDKIKEDFGIYKINEDIFAFASVYPYKDKTRKWVICNTLYSNYYLSVLEVLKKNLLSIFIVSVFLSLFVSIFFTARFFKPLNEIKLALNAYGKGDFSYKVDETKMDKELNEIVINIYEMVKALQKYILEIEERQKRIELLNRLSSIGLLSAGISHELNTPLNSIILLCDIVIEESKNNEVNINDIVDIKNEAKKCVSIIKNLKLLDPQNKVQANDVVNIKEVIESNILYFKNIFNELVIESNLVDCNILGNRVLLNQVIFNILLNAIEASDVNCRITIEVFEKNGEVWIVIRDNGRGMDEETINNIFVPFYTTKNPQKGMGLGLSLVHKIVSDHNGKIEVKSKKGEWTEFVLRFDKYESFDN; encoded by the coding sequence ATGAAAGTTAAGCTTACTATTCACATACTAATATTAGTGACTGTTATTTTAACTGTACTGACAACAATCAATTATTATCAAAGCAAGCAAATCTTACTGTTGGAAGTTATGGGTCAGGCAGAAGCGATGACTGCAAACTCGAAAAGCTCCATAGAGGAATTTTTAAGGTATATCAAAGATATTAGCTACAACATTAGCCGAGATTATTTGGTTGAAAAGTTTTTAGAAGATTACGATGTTAACATTAAAGAAAAGCTTGAGGAAAAGTTTTTGGAAATATATTCTAAACTTCCTATTATTCAGGCACTACGTATAACAGATTTACAAGGTCATATTAAGGTTTTTGTGAGGGAAGGGGAGGTCTTGTCAAGAGACAAAAAGTACACGGAAATTAGTTTGTCTGAAAAAGATTTTTTTAAAGAAGCAGTTACAAGTAATTCCTCTGAAATAATACTTTCCAACTTCGAGAGAGGTAAGTTGCCTGAAACAACTAATTTTTGCCCTGCTATGGTTAGAGCTGTTGTACCAATAATGTCTAATAATAAGAAAATAGGATATTTAATTATAAACTTTTGGGGATTGAAAATAGGTCAGTTTGTTAGTAGATTTAAAAAAGAGACCGGCGTGGCTTTTCTGGTTGAAGTAAATTATATGGATAAAGAAAGAAACGGTATATTTTTGTTTCATAGAGATAAAAGTTACGAATTTGCTAACCAATATAATACAAATTATTATTTTCAGAATATTTACGGGAAAGAACTGTTTGATAAAATAAAAGAGGATTTTGGCATATATAAAATCAATGAAGATATTTTTGCATTTGCATCAGTTTATCCTTACAAAGACAAGACACGAAAATGGGTAATATGCAATACTCTCTATTCCAATTATTATTTAAGTGTACTTGAAGTTCTTAAAAAAAACTTACTGTCAATATTTATTGTTTCCGTATTTTTAAGTCTTTTTGTATCCATATTTTTTACCGCAAGATTTTTTAAACCGCTAAATGAAATAAAATTGGCACTTAATGCTTATGGAAAAGGAGATTTTAGTTATAAGGTTGATGAAACAAAAATGGACAAAGAACTTAACGAAATAGTAATAAATATTTATGAAATGGTTAAAGCACTGCAAAAATATATTTTGGAAATAGAAGAGAGACAAAAAAGGATTGAGCTTTTAAACAGATTAAGCTCTATTGGCCTTTTGTCTGCAGGGATCAGCCACGAATTAAACACACCTTTAAATTCAATTATTTTATTGTGCGACATTGTGATAGAAGAAAGCAAAAATAATGAGGTAAATATAAATGATATTGTCGATATAAAGAATGAGGCTAAAAAATGCGTGTCCATTATAAAAAATTTAAAATTACTTGATCCTCAAAATAAAGTGCAAGCAAATGATGTGGTAAATATAAAAGAAGTCATAGAAAGTAATATTCTATATTTTAAGAATATTTTTAATGAGTTAGTTATAGAATCAAACTTGGTGGATTGTAATATTTTAGGTAATAGAGTATTATTGAATCAAGTAATATTTAATATTTTGCTAAATGCAATTGAAGCCTCTGATGTTAATTGTAGGATAACTATTGAGGTTTTTGAAAAAAATGGTGAAGTCTGGATAGTTATAAGGGATAACGGAAGAGGTATGGATGAGGAAACGATAAACAATATCTTTGTACCGTTTTATACTACAAAAAATCCACAAAAAGGTATGGGTTTGGGGTTGAGTCTTGTACACAAAATTGTATCCGATCATAATGGAAAAATTGAAGTAAAATCCAAGAAAGGTGAATGGACGGAATTTGTTTTGAGGTTTGATAAATATGAAAGTTTTGATAATTGA